In Curtobacterium sp. L6-1, a genomic segment contains:
- the xylB gene encoding xylulokinase, whose product MADLASSATDPGDVLVAGVDSSTQSCKVVVRRATTGEVVRSGRASHPDGTEVDPAAWWDALGTAVADAGGLDDVAAIGIGGQQHGMVALDAEGRVIRPALLWNDVRSAAAAAAMVEELGREAWVARTGLVPVASFTATKLRWLRDAEPEHAARVAAVALPHDWLSWRLRGYGPADESPLGPDLDALATDGSDASGTAYWDPARREYDPELFELALGRPLRGAETGDDGDAVVVPRVVGPSEAMGTLEQAVPLPGGASAPSGLVVAPGAGDNAGAALGLGLAAGDVAVSLGTSGTVFGVTDTAIEDPTGTVAGFADATGARLPIVTTLNAARVLEVIGGLLGVDHAELGRLALEAPAGADGLVLVPYFVGERTPNRPDATASLLGMTPGTTDRAHLARAAVEGMLCALADGLAAVERTGVTVERLLLIGGAAQNEAVRVVAAQVFGREVLVPEPGEYVAAGAARQAAWVHAGELPGWSIPTTSIPADPHPEVLEQYRAAVG is encoded by the coding sequence GTGGCTGATCTCGCCTCCAGCGCGACCGACCCCGGTGACGTCCTCGTCGCCGGGGTCGACTCGTCCACGCAGTCCTGCAAGGTCGTCGTCCGCCGCGCCACGACCGGCGAGGTCGTCCGCAGCGGCCGCGCCTCCCACCCGGACGGCACCGAGGTCGACCCCGCCGCCTGGTGGGACGCGCTCGGCACCGCGGTCGCCGACGCCGGTGGCCTCGACGACGTCGCCGCGATCGGCATCGGCGGGCAGCAGCACGGCATGGTCGCGCTCGACGCCGAGGGCCGGGTGATCCGCCCGGCCCTGCTCTGGAACGACGTCCGCAGCGCGGCCGCCGCCGCCGCCATGGTCGAGGAACTCGGCCGGGAGGCGTGGGTCGCCCGCACGGGACTGGTCCCGGTGGCCTCGTTCACGGCGACGAAGCTGCGCTGGCTCCGCGACGCGGAGCCGGAGCACGCGGCCCGCGTCGCGGCCGTCGCGCTCCCACACGACTGGCTGTCCTGGCGCCTCCGTGGCTACGGCCCGGCGGACGAGAGCCCGCTCGGCCCCGACCTGGACGCCCTGGCGACCGACGGCTCGGACGCCAGCGGGACCGCCTACTGGGACCCGGCGCGACGCGAGTACGACCCGGAGCTGTTCGAGCTCGCCCTGGGCCGTCCGCTGCGGGGCGCCGAGACCGGTGACGACGGCGACGCGGTCGTCGTCCCGCGGGTCGTCGGCCCGTCCGAGGCGATGGGCACGCTCGAGCAGGCGGTCCCGCTGCCCGGCGGGGCCTCCGCGCCGTCGGGACTCGTCGTCGCTCCGGGTGCCGGGGACAACGCGGGCGCGGCGCTCGGACTCGGGCTCGCCGCGGGCGACGTCGCGGTGTCCCTCGGCACGAGCGGCACAGTCTTCGGGGTGACCGACACGGCGATCGAGGACCCGACCGGCACCGTCGCCGGGTTCGCGGACGCCACCGGTGCCCGCCTGCCGATCGTCACGACGCTCAACGCGGCCCGCGTGCTCGAGGTGATCGGCGGCCTGCTCGGCGTCGACCACGCCGAGCTCGGTCGGCTCGCGCTCGAGGCCCCGGCCGGTGCCGACGGGCTCGTCCTCGTGCCGTACTTCGTCGGCGAGCGCACCCCGAACCGACCGGACGCCACCGCGTCGCTGCTCGGCATGACGCCCGGGACGACCGACCGCGCGCACCTGGCCCGCGCGGCCGTCGAGGGCATGCTCTGCGCTCTCGCCGACGGCCTCGCGGCGGTCGAGCGCACGGGTGTGACGGTCGAGCGACTCCTGCTCATCGGCGGTGCCGCGCAGAACGAGGCCGTCCGGGTCGTCGCCGCGCAGGTGTTCGGCCGCGAGGTCCTCGTGCCCGAACCCGGCGAGTACGTCGCCGCCGGCGCTGCCCGTCAGGCCGCGTGGGTGCACGCGGGCGAGCTCCCCGGCTGGTCGATCCCGACCACGTCGATCCCGGCCGACCCGCACCCCGAGGTGCTCGAGCAGTACCGGGCAGCGGTCGGCTGA
- a CDS encoding helix-turn-helix domain-containing protein, producing MTTDREARPTDATTADVVDAVGPRLRALRARRDTTLAVLAERTGISVSTLSRLESGQRRPTLELLLPLARAYQVPLDDLVGAPATGDPRVHLKPERHGSRVVIPLTRRTGGVRSFKQLIPPHDPPGEPVQQTHEGYEWLYVLSGRLRLLLGEHDHDLGPGEVVEFDTHTPHWMGNVTDQVTEILCLFGPQGERAHVRSRPVVR from the coding sequence ATGACGACCGATCGGGAGGCCCGCCCCACCGACGCGACGACGGCTGACGTCGTCGACGCGGTCGGCCCGCGCCTCCGCGCGCTCCGGGCACGACGTGACACGACCCTCGCGGTGCTCGCCGAGCGCACCGGCATCTCGGTGAGCACGCTCTCGCGCCTCGAGTCCGGACAGCGCCGGCCCACGCTCGAGCTGCTGTTGCCGCTGGCCCGTGCGTACCAGGTGCCGCTCGACGACCTGGTGGGCGCGCCGGCGACCGGCGATCCGCGCGTCCACCTCAAGCCCGAGCGGCACGGCAGCCGCGTGGTGATCCCGCTGACCAGACGGACCGGGGGTGTGCGGTCGTTCAAGCAGCTCATCCCACCGCACGACCCGCCGGGTGAGCCCGTGCAGCAGACGCACGAGGGCTACGAGTGGCTCTACGTCCTGTCCGGGCGGTTGCGCCTGCTGCTCGGCGAGCACGACCACGACCTCGGCCCGGGGGAGGTCGTGGAGTTCGACACGCACACGCCGCACTGGATGGGCAACGTCACCGACCAGGTCACCGAGATCCTGTGCCTGTTCGGCCCGCAGGGGGAGCGCGCACACGTCCGGTCCCGGCCCGTGGTGCGCTGA
- a CDS encoding NAD(P)/FAD-dependent oxidoreductase codes for MSQPHDVIVVGGGAAGLSAALILGRSRRSVLVVDAGAPRNAPAEGVHNYLGQEGTNPLELLRTGRAEVARYGVTVTDDRVVAATAEPVSDDDPVGFRLTLASGEVVSGRRVVVAAGAVDVLPDVPGLAEHWGRGVVHCPFCHGWEVRDRRIGVLVASPVGAHQVQMFRALSDDVTAFVADPTLLSDTVLAGFEARGVRVVQAPIARVCSEGDALSGVELADGTVVPLDALAAASRVEARVDWAAGLGLTPVDQEANGVVFGQVLPVDGGGATPVPGVWAAGNVANAMLTVIGSAAAGSQVGAAVHGDLLQADLAAALR; via the coding sequence ATGTCGCAACCACATGACGTCATCGTCGTCGGCGGCGGGGCCGCCGGCCTCTCCGCAGCGCTCATCCTGGGGCGTTCGCGCCGCTCCGTCCTCGTCGTCGACGCGGGTGCACCCCGCAACGCGCCAGCCGAGGGCGTCCACAACTACCTGGGCCAGGAGGGCACGAACCCGCTCGAACTCCTCCGCACCGGCCGGGCGGAGGTCGCTCGGTACGGTGTCACCGTCACGGACGACCGCGTCGTCGCCGCGACCGCCGAACCCGTCTCCGACGACGACCCGGTCGGCTTCCGTCTCACCCTCGCGTCCGGGGAGGTCGTCAGCGGCCGCCGCGTCGTCGTGGCCGCGGGCGCGGTCGACGTGCTGCCAGACGTGCCGGGCCTCGCCGAGCACTGGGGCCGCGGAGTCGTGCACTGCCCGTTCTGCCACGGGTGGGAGGTGCGGGACCGCCGGATCGGGGTCCTCGTCGCGTCACCCGTCGGCGCCCACCAGGTGCAGATGTTCCGCGCCCTCAGCGATGACGTGACCGCCTTCGTCGCGGATCCCACGCTGCTCAGCGACACCGTGCTCGCCGGTTTCGAGGCCCGCGGTGTCAGGGTCGTGCAGGCGCCGATCGCCCGCGTGTGCTCCGAGGGCGACGCCCTGTCCGGCGTCGAGCTGGCGGACGGCACGGTCGTCCCGCTCGACGCGCTGGCCGCCGCGAGCCGGGTGGAGGCCCGGGTCGACTGGGCCGCGGGACTCGGACTGACCCCGGTCGACCAGGAGGCCAACGGCGTGGTCTTCGGGCAGGTCCTGCCGGTCGACGGCGGCGGCGCCACGCCCGTGCCCGGCGTGTGGGCCGCGGGCAACGTGGCGAACGCAATGCTGACGGTGATCGGGTCGGCTGCGGCGGGGTCGCAGGTCGGGGCCGCGGTGCACGGAGACCTGCTGCAGGCGGACCTGGCGGCGGCGCTGCGCTGA
- a CDS encoding helix-turn-helix transcriptional regulator, which translates to MNRTDRLYGLVEELRAVSPRPRSARRLAERFEVSVRTIERDLAALQQSGLPIWAEPGRTGGYVIDASATLGPAGFTLDEALAVLIGLGALRHSPFRQSARTAARKMLAVMPDRDAARASAFASRVHFLESDEHTTAPVEFAEALRADRVVQLRYQDAGGAESTRDVEPLGSIEKDGQWYLIAWCRLRDGVRAFRGDRMLSVRVTDERPPVRTLRAEDLAIQYGRLRSVVDD; encoded by the coding sequence GTGAACCGGACCGATCGTCTCTACGGCCTCGTGGAGGAACTGCGAGCCGTGTCGCCACGCCCACGGAGCGCGCGTCGTCTCGCCGAACGCTTCGAGGTGTCCGTGCGGACCATCGAGCGGGACCTCGCGGCGTTGCAGCAGTCGGGCCTGCCGATCTGGGCGGAGCCCGGCCGGACCGGTGGGTACGTCATCGACGCGTCGGCGACGCTCGGTCCGGCGGGGTTCACGCTGGACGAAGCCCTCGCGGTGCTGATCGGGCTCGGCGCGCTCCGCCACAGCCCGTTCCGGCAGTCTGCGCGGACCGCTGCCCGGAAGATGCTCGCGGTCATGCCGGACCGGGACGCGGCACGTGCCAGCGCGTTCGCGTCCCGGGTGCACTTCCTGGAGAGCGACGAGCACACGACCGCGCCGGTCGAGTTCGCTGAGGCTCTCCGCGCAGACCGTGTCGTGCAGCTGCGCTACCAGGACGCCGGCGGTGCGGAGTCCACCCGTGACGTCGAACCCTTGGGGTCGATCGAAAAGGACGGGCAGTGGTACCTGATCGCCTGGTGTCGGCTCCGGGACGGCGTGCGGGCGTTCCGCGGCGACCGGATGCTCTCGGTCAGGGTCACCGACGAACGGCCGCCGGTGCGCACGCTCCGCGCCGAGGACCTCGCGATCCAGTACGGACGGCTCCGCTCGGTCGTCGACGACTGA
- a CDS encoding VOC family protein, producing the protein MSFASIRIVTDDLDGLVSFYERVTGQQAERPAPVFAQFSGPGATLAIASTATVTMLSGALVPATNRSVFVEFEVADVDNAFAELEPAREDVVLEPTTMPWGNRSALVRDPDGNVVNLFSTPTSH; encoded by the coding sequence GTGTCGTTCGCATCCATCCGCATCGTCACCGACGACCTCGACGGTCTCGTCTCGTTCTACGAGCGGGTCACCGGCCAGCAGGCCGAGCGCCCCGCCCCGGTCTTCGCGCAGTTCAGCGGCCCCGGCGCGACCCTCGCGATCGCGAGCACCGCGACCGTGACGATGCTCAGCGGCGCGCTCGTCCCTGCGACGAACCGGTCCGTGTTCGTCGAGTTCGAGGTCGCCGACGTCGACAACGCGTTCGCCGAACTCGAGCCCGCGCGCGAGGACGTCGTCCTCGAACCGACCACGATGCCCTGGGGCAACCGCTCCGCGCTGGTCCGCGATCCCGACGGCAACGTCGTCAACCTGTTCAGCACGCCCACCAGCCACTGA
- a CDS encoding DUF6314 family protein produces MTDPAPLLPTDLLGRWVLHRTVHDRLAGVTGTVAGTTELTLVEAGTVRWHEAGTMVLADRATPVWRTLTVRYGADGRWRVHFEDGRPFHDWVWGGRVRHACAPDDYAGVLDGGRRRWTVRWEARGPAKDLVLESVLTPAD; encoded by the coding sequence GTGACGGACCCGGCGCCCCTGCTGCCGACCGACCTGCTGGGCCGGTGGGTCCTGCACCGGACCGTGCACGACCGGCTCGCCGGGGTGACCGGCACCGTGGCGGGCACCACCGAACTGACCCTCGTCGAGGCCGGTACCGTGCGGTGGCACGAGGCCGGCACGATGGTCCTCGCCGACCGTGCGACGCCGGTCTGGCGCACCCTGACGGTCCGGTACGGAGCGGACGGCCGGTGGCGCGTGCACTTCGAGGACGGCCGGCCCTTCCACGACTGGGTGTGGGGCGGACGGGTTCGACACGCCTGCGCGCCGGACGACTACGCCGGGGTCCTCGACGGTGGGCGGCGTCGGTGGACGGTCCGGTGGGAGGCCCGTGGTCCGGCCAAGGACCTGGTGCTCGAGAGCGTGCTCACACCGGCAGACTGA
- a CDS encoding pentapeptide repeat-containing protein, with protein sequence MARKTGVEAPRPTTTAPSDLEPWAPGPGDVLTGDRIEGKRIAVLDLRDERLPDLEIEECVVETLRAGDADLRGLRVRDSVVEVLDAPVLRAPSGDWRDVRVDGGRIGSAELHGGSFSVVEFAGMKLGFVNLRGSTLTDVVFRDCVIDELDIADARLRRVSFVGSTVREVAGTNTRIEDVDLRGADLDRVERLDGLRGATIGGDQLYALAPLFAAQAGYRVE encoded by the coding sequence ATGGCACGGAAGACCGGCGTCGAGGCGCCCCGCCCCACCACGACCGCCCCGAGCGACCTCGAACCCTGGGCGCCGGGGCCGGGCGACGTGCTCACCGGCGACCGGATCGAGGGCAAGCGCATCGCGGTGCTCGACCTCCGCGACGAGCGGCTCCCCGACCTGGAGATCGAGGAGTGCGTCGTCGAGACCCTGCGCGCCGGGGACGCCGACCTCCGCGGGCTCCGGGTGCGTGACTCCGTCGTCGAGGTCCTCGACGCCCCGGTCCTCCGGGCGCCCAGCGGGGACTGGCGGGACGTCCGCGTCGACGGGGGTCGCATCGGTTCGGCCGAACTGCACGGCGGCTCCTTCTCCGTCGTCGAGTTCGCCGGCATGAAGCTCGGTTTCGTCAACCTGCGCGGCTCGACCCTCACCGACGTGGTCTTCCGCGACTGCGTCATCGACGAGCTCGACATCGCCGACGCGCGACTCCGGCGGGTGTCCTTCGTCGGCAGCACCGTCCGTGAGGTCGCCGGCACGAACACCCGCATCGAGGACGTCGACCTGCGCGGCGCGGACCTGGACCGGGTCGAGCGGCTCGACGGGCTCCGCGGTGCGACGATCGGCGGCGACCAGCTGTACGCGCTCGCGCCGCTGTTCGCCGCACAGGCCGGGTACCGGGTCGAGTGA
- a CDS encoding LamG domain-containing protein — protein sequence MNLHRLRDGKVVALLLVVALAVVVLAVHFAPTRSAFSAKLTNGSNTAGTATYFDCSSAVDADNASALFTYKLAEAAGARTAVDDSGKGANGTYQGSMATTAAAPMACPRDSGTAYVLNGSTSFVSTPTAYRNPTTFSEEVWFRTTVAGGLLIGFGSNQVTTSGQHDRQVYLDTSGRLVFGTYNNTTQVVTSPKAYNDGAWHHVVSTMSPTTGMRLYADGVLVASNASFTAPENATGYFRVGYDTITGWPGAGNYSFAGSMRFAAVYSSVLSQTQVANRYAAGR from the coding sequence GTGAACCTCCACCGCCTCCGCGACGGCAAGGTCGTCGCCCTCCTCCTCGTCGTCGCCCTCGCCGTGGTCGTCCTGGCCGTGCACTTCGCCCCGACCCGCTCGGCCTTCTCGGCGAAGCTGACGAACGGCAGCAACACCGCCGGCACCGCCACCTACTTCGACTGCTCGAGCGCCGTCGACGCGGACAACGCCTCCGCCCTCTTCACCTACAAGCTCGCCGAGGCGGCGGGCGCCCGCACGGCCGTCGACGACTCCGGCAAGGGTGCGAACGGCACCTACCAGGGGTCGATGGCGACGACGGCGGCAGCACCGATGGCCTGCCCGCGCGACAGCGGCACCGCGTACGTCCTGAACGGCTCGACGAGCTTCGTGTCGACGCCGACCGCGTACCGCAACCCGACCACCTTCAGCGAGGAGGTCTGGTTCCGCACCACCGTCGCCGGCGGCCTGCTCATCGGCTTCGGCAGCAACCAGGTCACGACGTCCGGTCAGCACGACCGACAGGTGTACCTGGACACCAGCGGCCGGCTCGTCTTCGGCACCTACAACAACACCACCCAGGTCGTCACGTCCCCGAAGGCGTACAACGACGGCGCGTGGCACCACGTCGTGTCGACGATGTCGCCCACCACGGGCATGCGGCTCTACGCCGACGGGGTGCTCGTCGCGTCGAACGCGTCCTTCACGGCGCCGGAGAACGCCACCGGGTACTTCCGCGTCGGCTACGACACGATCACCGGGTGGCCGGGCGCGGGCAACTACTCCTTCGCCGGCTCCATGCGGTTCGCGGCGGTCTACAGCTCGGTGCTCTCGCAGACGCAGGTCGCGAACCGCTACGCCGCTGGGCGCTGA
- a CDS encoding S26 family signal peptidase: MSQTSAIPLSGTLPRPLLRGRTFSRSESVLAWSVAVIAAVLLTAAVLFLTNGGRWFVVETPSMGEAAPVGTLVLDMPVQASSLRVGDIVSYSVAANPDVVYTHRIVEIDPDGGIRARGDVNGAVDPWTLTQDDLVGAPVLLVPHLGWLFKAAPVLLVGTLLIWGLTSAFTDQVTRSSLRIAGGSLTVSYAAFLFKPFVNVTTISNATSPGSVEATVVSSGIFPVRVDAVGGNSVHLVDGEVGRLTITELSRHGHYQLLSNIDLDPTGWAVLVAGCLVPLLLCLAIGRVEAVHAS, from the coding sequence ATGAGCCAGACCTCGGCCATCCCGCTCAGCGGGACCCTGCCACGGCCGCTCCTCCGCGGGCGGACGTTCAGCCGCTCCGAGTCCGTCCTCGCCTGGTCCGTCGCCGTCATCGCTGCGGTCCTCCTGACCGCCGCGGTGCTGTTCCTCACCAACGGCGGCCGCTGGTTCGTCGTCGAGACGCCGTCGATGGGTGAAGCCGCCCCGGTCGGCACGCTCGTGCTCGACATGCCGGTGCAGGCCTCGTCCCTCCGCGTCGGCGACATCGTCTCGTACAGCGTCGCCGCGAACCCCGACGTCGTCTACACGCACCGCATCGTCGAGATCGACCCCGACGGCGGCATCCGTGCGCGTGGCGACGTGAACGGCGCGGTCGACCCGTGGACCCTGACCCAGGACGACCTGGTCGGCGCCCCGGTCCTGCTCGTCCCGCACCTGGGCTGGCTCTTCAAGGCCGCCCCGGTCCTCCTGGTCGGGACGCTCCTCATCTGGGGTCTGACCAGCGCCTTCACGGACCAGGTCACCCGGAGCAGCCTGCGCATCGCGGGTGGCTCGCTCACGGTCTCGTACGCGGCCTTCCTGTTCAAGCCCTTCGTCAACGTCACGACGATCTCGAACGCCACCTCGCCCGGGTCCGTCGAGGCGACTGTCGTCTCGTCCGGCATCTTCCCCGTCCGCGTCGACGCCGTCGGCGGCAACAGCGTGCACCTCGTCGACGGTGAGGTCGGCCGCCTCACCATCACCGAGCTCTCCCGCCACGGGCACTACCAGCTGCTGTCGAACATCGACCTCGACCCGACCGGCTGGGCCGTCCTCGTCGCCGGCTGCCTGGTGCCGCTCCTCCTCTGCCTCGCCATCGGCCGCGTCGAGGCGGTGCACGCCTCGTGA
- a CDS encoding MarR family winged helix-turn-helix transcriptional regulator, which produces MTQQQDEDGAADLMAAFDAVVRANASLVGQLSARAGVHESGLRALVLVSDTGYSTPTEVAGFLGLTSGAVTNMVDRLTAAGLLERTPNPSDRRGSLLRLRPEGEDVVRDYRERYAAMLRAVDAGHRGDLHAVLNDLATGLYGQAADAAPTEDPAP; this is translated from the coding sequence GTGACGCAGCAGCAGGACGAGGACGGCGCGGCCGACCTGATGGCCGCCTTCGACGCGGTCGTCCGCGCGAACGCGAGCCTGGTCGGGCAGCTCAGCGCCCGTGCCGGCGTGCACGAGAGCGGGCTCCGCGCACTCGTGCTCGTCAGCGACACCGGCTACTCGACCCCGACGGAGGTCGCGGGCTTCCTCGGCCTGACCTCGGGCGCCGTGACGAACATGGTCGACCGGCTCACCGCCGCCGGCCTGCTCGAACGGACCCCGAACCCGTCCGACCGCCGCGGGTCCCTGCTGCGGCTCCGCCCCGAGGGCGAGGACGTCGTCCGCGACTACCGCGAGCGGTACGCCGCCATGCTCCGCGCCGTCGACGCCGGCCACCGCGGGGACCTGCACGCGGTGCTCAACGACCTGGCGACGGGGCTGTACGGGCAGGCGGCGGACGCGGCACCGACGGAGGACCCGGCGCCCTGA
- a CDS encoding S1 family peptidase: MQKSIAAVAAATVIAAGLFAAAPASALTASTKVVGGEKAPATSSIVQLEASGGDIPAGYVSTCTGEQVSPSWVLTARHCIDGIGAMNVYHSNSTANRGTPVAVDRVTAAPAGDIALVHLRTSYALSSYAQLDLAATAKTSGTGTIQGYGLRANAVQSDGLYQATVSLTGSSTDAYRGRAQHVTGVTGASNHGDSGGPLLVNGKVVGVCSTGDSADPGANTTAGSNYALLAQSASWIRSTAGV, translated from the coding sequence ATGCAGAAGTCCATCGCAGCCGTCGCCGCGGCCACCGTCATCGCCGCCGGGCTGTTCGCCGCAGCCCCCGCATCCGCCCTCACCGCCTCGACGAAGGTCGTCGGCGGCGAGAAGGCCCCCGCCACCTCGTCGATCGTGCAGCTCGAGGCCTCCGGCGGTGACATCCCCGCCGGCTACGTCAGCACGTGCACGGGTGAACAGGTCTCGCCGTCGTGGGTCCTCACCGCCCGGCACTGCATCGACGGCATCGGCGCGATGAACGTCTACCACTCGAACTCCACCGCGAACCGCGGCACCCCCGTCGCCGTCGACCGGGTCACCGCCGCCCCGGCCGGGGACATCGCCCTCGTGCACCTCCGGACGTCGTACGCCCTGTCGTCCTACGCGCAGCTCGACCTCGCCGCGACCGCGAAGACGAGCGGCACCGGCACGATCCAGGGCTACGGTCTGCGCGCGAACGCCGTGCAGTCCGACGGGCTGTACCAGGCGACCGTGTCCCTGACCGGGTCGAGCACCGACGCCTACCGCGGCCGGGCCCAGCACGTCACCGGCGTCACGGGGGCGTCGAACCACGGTGACTCCGGCGGCCCCCTGCTCGTGAACGGCAAGGTCGTCGGCGTCTGCTCGACCGGTGACAGCGCTGACCCGGGGGCGAACACGACCGCGGGGTCGAACTACGCCCTGCTCGCCCAGTCGGCCTCGTGGATCCGGAGCACCGCGGGCGTCTGA
- a CDS encoding NAD-dependent epimerase/dehydratase family protein has product MTRVVVVGATGNVGTALLRRFRDAGADLIGVARRLPDLQATPYDAALWHAVDVGAPDAVDRLTAVFRGADAVVHLAWALQPTHDIPAQYRTDVTGTANVLAAVAAAGVPQVVVASSVGTYRGVDVDGKRTPVDESWPTDGIPTATYSRHKAENERAMDVFAAAHPEVVVTRMRPGLVFQRDAAAEIRGLFLGHLVPMRVVRWVRWAVLPLPYPFVFQAVHADDLADAYWRAIHRRAAGAFNIAASPVLTPPRMARVLGMLGAVRVPLALVRGLVTVTWRLRLQPTDAGWVDIAAGVPVMRTDRAREVLGWEARHSAEDAMRALVAGFADEHGVPESPPLRG; this is encoded by the coding sequence ATGACCAGGGTCGTGGTCGTCGGCGCGACCGGGAACGTCGGGACGGCACTGCTCCGACGCTTCCGGGACGCCGGCGCCGACCTGATCGGCGTCGCCCGCCGCCTGCCCGACCTGCAGGCCACCCCGTACGACGCCGCGCTCTGGCACGCCGTGGACGTCGGCGCCCCGGACGCCGTGGACCGGCTGACCGCCGTGTTCCGCGGCGCCGACGCCGTCGTGCACCTGGCGTGGGCGCTGCAGCCGACGCACGACATCCCGGCGCAGTACCGGACCGACGTCACGGGGACCGCCAACGTCCTCGCCGCCGTGGCCGCCGCCGGGGTGCCGCAGGTCGTCGTCGCGTCCTCGGTGGGCACCTACCGCGGCGTCGACGTCGACGGCAAGCGCACCCCCGTGGACGAGAGCTGGCCGACGGACGGCATCCCGACCGCGACGTACTCCCGCCACAAGGCCGAGAACGAGCGGGCGATGGACGTCTTCGCGGCCGCGCACCCCGAGGTCGTCGTGACCCGGATGCGCCCGGGGCTGGTCTTCCAGCGCGACGCCGCGGCGGAGATCCGCGGACTCTTCCTCGGGCACCTCGTCCCGATGCGAGTCGTCCGCTGGGTGCGGTGGGCCGTGCTCCCGCTGCCGTACCCGTTCGTCTTCCAGGCCGTGCACGCCGACGACCTGGCGGACGCCTACTGGCGGGCCATCCACCGGCGGGCCGCGGGCGCCTTCAACATCGCCGCGTCCCCGGTCCTGACACCGCCGCGGATGGCACGGGTGCTCGGCATGCTCGGCGCGGTCCGGGTGCCACTCGCACTCGTGCGCGGACTCGTGACGGTGACGTGGCGCCTCCGGCTGCAGCCGACGGACGCGGGATGGGTCGACATCGCGGCCGGCGTGCCCGTCATGCGGACGGACCGTGCCCGCGAGGTGCTCGGGTGGGAGGCGCGGCACAGTGCCGAGGACGCGATGCGCGCCCTGGTGGCCGGCTTCGCGGACGAGCACGGTGTGCCGGAGTCGCCGCCGCTGCGCGGCTGA
- a CDS encoding zinc-dependent alcohol dehydrogenase, protein MRALTWQGTEKVSVETVPDPTIQEPTDAIVRITSTAICGSDLHLYRVLGPYIDKGDVLGHEPMGIVEEVGSAVTNLKVGDRVVVPFNISCGHCYMCQRGLQSQCETTQVTEYGSGAALFGYTKMYGQVPGGQAEYLRVPHADYGPIKVPHTGADDQWLFMSDILPTAWQAVQYADVPEGGTLAVLGLGPVGQFAARIGKHLGYRVLAVEPEQVRRDLAAKYGVETFDLSKDLVSELVDLTDGRGPDAVVDGVGMEAHGNPVAGFAQRAAGLLPDKLAQKAIETAGVDRLDAVHTAIDLVRRGGTVSLSGVYGGMADPMPMMTMFDKQITVREGQCNVKRWIDDIMPLVEDPSDPLGTLDLTTHRTSLEDAPHMYEVFQKKQDDCIKVVLDPAMAAGSTASA, encoded by the coding sequence ATGCGCGCACTGACCTGGCAGGGCACCGAGAAGGTGTCCGTCGAGACCGTCCCCGACCCGACGATCCAGGAGCCGACCGACGCGATCGTGCGGATCACCTCCACGGCGATCTGCGGCTCCGACCTGCACCTGTACCGCGTGCTCGGCCCCTACATCGACAAGGGCGACGTCCTCGGTCACGAGCCGATGGGCATCGTCGAGGAGGTCGGCTCCGCCGTCACGAACCTCAAGGTCGGCGACCGCGTCGTCGTCCCCTTCAACATCTCCTGCGGGCACTGCTACATGTGCCAGCGCGGGCTGCAGTCGCAGTGCGAGACCACCCAGGTGACCGAGTACGGCAGCGGCGCCGCCCTGTTCGGCTACACGAAGATGTACGGGCAGGTCCCCGGTGGCCAGGCCGAGTACCTCCGCGTGCCGCACGCCGACTACGGGCCCATCAAGGTGCCGCACACCGGCGCGGACGACCAGTGGCTGTTCATGAGCGACATCCTGCCGACCGCCTGGCAGGCCGTGCAGTACGCCGACGTCCCCGAGGGCGGCACGCTCGCGGTGCTCGGCCTCGGCCCGGTCGGGCAGTTCGCCGCCCGCATCGGCAAGCACCTGGGCTACCGCGTCCTCGCCGTCGAGCCGGAGCAGGTCCGCCGCGACCTGGCGGCGAAGTACGGCGTCGAGACCTTCGACCTGTCGAAGGACCTGGTCTCGGAGCTCGTCGACCTGACCGACGGCCGCGGCCCGGACGCCGTCGTCGACGGCGTCGGCATGGAGGCGCACGGCAACCCCGTCGCCGGGTTCGCCCAGCGCGCGGCCGGGCTGCTGCCCGACAAGCTCGCGCAGAAGGCGATCGAGACCGCGGGTGTCGACCGCCTGGACGCCGTGCACACCGCGATCGACCTGGTCCGCCGCGGCGGCACCGTCTCGCTCAGCGGTGTCTACGGCGGCATGGCCGACCCGATGCCGATGATGACGATGTTCGACAAGCAGATCACCGTGCGCGAAGGACAGTGCAACGTGAAGCGCTGGATCGACGACATCATGCCGCTCGTCGAGGACCCGTCGGACCCGCTCGGCACGCTCGACCTCACCACGCACCGGACCTCGCTCGAGGATGCCCCGCACATGTACGAGGTCTTCCAGAAGAAGCAGGACGACTGCATCAAGGTCGTCCTCGACCCCGCGATGGCTGCTGGTTCCACGGCCTCCGCATGA